The following are encoded in a window of Salinigranum halophilum genomic DNA:
- a CDS encoding aldehyde dehydrogenase family protein, producing MPGDDVYAHYIDGEWTQGTGTETFESENPATGETLATFRQGTEDDVDTALSAAEETFEEWRELSHIDRAEYLWEIYNELRERTEELAEVVTKECGKEISEGRADVIEAYHMVEWAAGDARHPKGDVIPSEIPSKDAYMRRKPRGVVGCITPWNFPVAIPFWHMAVALVEGNTVVWKPAEQTPWCAQIIAEMFDDTGIPDGVFNMVQGFGDAGAEIVDDPRVDTVLFTGSAEVGHEVASKVGGEPGKLAACEMGGKNGIVVTEKADLDVAVHSAVMSSFKTTGQRCVSSERLIVHEEVYDEFKARFVDIAADVAVGDPLDESTFMGPLIEDAHREKVTKYNELAETEGVNVLVDRTELGADEIPDGHAEGHWVGPFVYEADIDEDLRCTHEEVFGPHVALLKYSGDIEDAVEYHNDTDYGLAGAIISEDYRQINYYRDNAEVGLAYGNLPCIGAEVHLPFGGVKKSGNGYPSAREIIEAVTERTAWTLNNSKDIQMAQGLSADIKTKDD from the coding sequence ATGCCAGGAGACGACGTCTACGCGCACTACATCGACGGCGAGTGGACCCAGGGAACCGGGACGGAGACGTTCGAGAGCGAGAACCCCGCGACCGGGGAGACGCTCGCGACGTTCAGACAGGGGACCGAAGACGACGTCGACACGGCGCTTTCGGCCGCCGAGGAGACGTTCGAGGAGTGGCGCGAACTCTCACACATCGACCGTGCGGAGTACCTCTGGGAGATCTACAACGAACTCCGCGAGCGGACCGAGGAGCTGGCGGAGGTCGTCACCAAAGAGTGCGGTAAGGAGATTTCCGAGGGACGCGCCGACGTCATCGAGGCGTATCACATGGTCGAGTGGGCCGCCGGCGACGCCCGGCACCCGAAGGGCGACGTCATCCCGAGCGAGATTCCGAGCAAGGACGCCTACATGCGCCGTAAACCCCGCGGCGTGGTCGGCTGTATCACCCCGTGGAACTTCCCCGTCGCCATCCCCTTCTGGCACATGGCGGTCGCGCTCGTCGAGGGGAACACCGTCGTCTGGAAGCCCGCCGAACAGACGCCGTGGTGTGCGCAGATCATCGCCGAGATGTTCGACGACACCGGTATCCCGGACGGGGTGTTCAACATGGTCCAGGGCTTCGGCGACGCCGGCGCGGAGATCGTCGACGACCCCCGCGTCGACACGGTGCTCTTCACCGGCTCGGCGGAGGTGGGCCACGAGGTGGCCTCGAAGGTCGGTGGCGAGCCCGGCAAGCTCGCGGCGTGTGAGATGGGCGGGAAGAACGGCATCGTCGTGACAGAGAAGGCGGACCTCGACGTGGCCGTCCACTCCGCGGTGATGAGTTCGTTCAAGACGACGGGACAGCGCTGTGTCTCCTCCGAGCGGCTCATCGTCCACGAGGAGGTGTACGACGAGTTCAAAGCGCGCTTCGTCGACATCGCCGCGGACGTCGCCGTCGGCGACCCCCTCGACGAGAGCACGTTCATGGGGCCGCTCATCGAGGACGCACACAGAGAGAAGGTCACGAAGTACAACGAACTCGCGGAGACGGAGGGCGTGAACGTCCTCGTCGACCGGACGGAACTGGGGGCCGACGAGATTCCCGACGGTCACGCCGAGGGCCACTGGGTCGGTCCGTTCGTCTACGAGGCCGACATCGACGAGGACCTCCGCTGCACCCACGAGGAGGTGTTCGGGCCGCACGTCGCCCTGCTGAAGTACTCGGGTGACATCGAAGACGCCGTCGAGTACCACAACGACACCGACTACGGCCTCGCGGGTGCGATTATCTCCGAGGACTACCGTCAGATCAACTACTACCGTGACAACGCCGAGGTGGGACTGGCCTACGGCAACCTCCCCTGCATCGGTGCCGAGGTCCACCTGCCGTTCGGCGGCGTGAAGAAGTCCGGGAACGGCTACCCGAGCGCGCGGGAAATCATCGAGGCCGTCACCGAGCGCACGGCGTGGACGCTCAACAACTCCAAGGACATCCAGATGGCGCAGGGCCTCTCGGCGGACATCAAGACGAAAGACGACTGA
- a CDS encoding helix-turn-helix domain-containing protein, with protein sequence MSSETVSGGTRLTLDLWHPNCWAIEATSACPGGILAHAIYDAPAAAGETVNGLFTAYGESADEVETLLEHIRDSRLTGGVQELKARFGQPGRDISPGNAAREFFLEYDPNDMICPKLVREGFVHSAPCRIEDGREYWQVVYAGERDRIEPKLDVIRNEEGADIDVARIASSGSASSERARRLDTLTPSQREVFDLARERGYYEWPRGVSTRELADELDVSKTTLLEHLRKAEAKLLDP encoded by the coding sequence ATGAGCAGCGAGACGGTCTCCGGGGGGACGCGGCTGACGCTGGACCTCTGGCATCCGAACTGCTGGGCCATCGAGGCGACGTCGGCGTGTCCGGGGGGAATCCTCGCACACGCCATCTACGACGCACCGGCGGCCGCGGGTGAGACGGTCAACGGCCTGTTCACCGCCTACGGTGAGTCGGCGGACGAGGTCGAGACGCTCCTCGAACACATCCGTGACTCACGCCTCACCGGCGGCGTACAGGAGCTCAAAGCACGCTTCGGTCAGCCCGGACGGGACATCTCGCCGGGGAACGCGGCGCGGGAGTTCTTCCTCGAGTACGACCCGAACGACATGATCTGCCCGAAGCTCGTCCGGGAGGGGTTCGTCCACAGCGCCCCCTGTCGCATCGAAGACGGTCGCGAGTACTGGCAGGTCGTCTACGCGGGCGAACGCGACCGAATCGAACCGAAGCTGGACGTCATCCGCAACGAGGAGGGAGCCGACATCGACGTCGCCCGCATCGCCTCGTCGGGGTCGGCCAGTTCCGAGCGCGCCCGCCGCCTCGACACCCTCACGCCGAGCCAGCGCGAGGTGTTCGACCTCGCGCGCGAACGCGGGTACTACGAGTGGCCCCGCGGCGTCTCGACCCGCGAACTGGCCGACGAACTCGACGTCTCGAAGACGACGCTGCTGGAGCACCTGCGGAAGGCGGAAGCGAAGTTACTGGACCCCTGA
- a CDS encoding proline dehydrogenase family protein — MIPPIASNFVAGEDPETALEHVRELNEGGVKGILNLLGEHYQERPPADEDRDAYVDLVDAIDAAGVDACISVKPSQIGLDVGDEVFEENIAHIVDHASRNGVFTWVDMEDHTTTDVTLDAYERLARETDGMVGVCTQANLKRTGEDLKRLAPLPGKVRLVKGAYDEPKELAYKKKSEVDRMYKEYLELMFREFEGGVAVGSHDPAMISFAEELHEEYGTDFEVQMLMGVRERAQFDLADEYEVWQYIPYGSKWFSYFYRRIRERKENALFALRAVVGN, encoded by the coding sequence ATGATTCCGCCCATTGCGAGCAATTTCGTCGCCGGGGAGGACCCGGAGACGGCGCTCGAACACGTCCGAGAACTGAACGAGGGGGGCGTCAAGGGCATCCTCAACCTCCTCGGCGAGCACTACCAGGAACGGCCCCCCGCGGACGAGGACAGGGACGCGTACGTCGACCTCGTCGACGCCATCGACGCGGCGGGTGTCGACGCGTGCATCTCCGTGAAACCCTCACAGATCGGTCTCGACGTCGGCGACGAGGTGTTCGAGGAGAACATCGCCCACATCGTCGACCACGCGTCGCGTAACGGGGTGTTCACCTGGGTCGACATGGAGGACCACACGACCACGGACGTGACGCTCGACGCCTACGAGCGACTCGCCCGCGAGACGGACGGGATGGTCGGCGTGTGTACCCAGGCGAACCTCAAACGCACGGGCGAGGACCTGAAGCGACTGGCGCCGCTCCCCGGCAAGGTCAGGCTCGTCAAGGGGGCCTACGACGAACCCAAAGAGCTCGCGTACAAGAAGAAGAGCGAGGTCGACCGGATGTACAAGGAGTACCTCGAACTCATGTTCCGCGAGTTCGAGGGCGGCGTCGCCGTCGGGAGTCACGACCCGGCGATGATCTCGTTCGCCGAGGAACTCCACGAGGAGTACGGCACCGACTTCGAGGTGCAGATGCTCATGGGTGTTCGTGAACGCGCGCAGTTCGACCTGGCAGACGAGTACGAGGTCTGGCAGTACATCCCCTACGGGAGCAAGTGGTTCTCGTACTTCTATCGCCGGATTCGGGAGCGAAAGGAGAACGCACTGTTCGCGTTGCGGGCTGTAGTCGGGAACTGA
- a CDS encoding ABC transporter substrate-binding protein, with translation MKPTRMRNWTRRDLVKLSGLVGLTGLAGCAGTTDDGGSEGSGDGGSGDGGGDGGSDDGSSEETEAETEAETESGGSESGPYTIGMVDSLTGSLSAFGERNQRGKDLALAAVNEVGIDGRELAITVEDSESQPQGGVSAAQKLVNQDEVPFLIGAVGSGVSLAIYESVIQGTDVVQLSQNSTGLSLTDFPGLLRMSPTGRTQSTALSNIISDDGYDSVALTYVNNDYGQSLADAFVEAFEGEIAYNNPHDQEQQSYSSVVSEMNSAGADAWLFITYQAEFATMVNEAFSSGYEAQFYGADSVSGDNVLENTPEGSTDGMKIVVPSAPVEEENYQQFAAEFEEAYGEQPTSWSAYAYDCVINAALAIQAADEFTGAALQETVREVSRPEGEQVTSFEAASQILADGGGPSDVDYQGVSGPIDFNEDGDPVGFLQIQTVQDHEYVGTGFIES, from the coding sequence ATGAAACCGACTCGCATGCGAAACTGGACGCGCAGAGACCTCGTCAAACTCTCCGGCCTCGTCGGCCTCACTGGCCTCGCCGGCTGTGCGGGAACCACGGATGACGGAGGAAGCGAGGGCAGCGGCGATGGTGGCAGTGGAGACGGTGGCGGCGATGGCGGCTCCGACGACGGCAGCTCCGAGGAGACCGAAGCCGAAACCGAGGCCGAAACCGAGAGCGGGGGGTCGGAGAGTGGCCCCTACACCATCGGGATGGTCGACTCGCTGACCGGGTCGCTGTCCGCCTTCGGTGAGCGCAACCAGCGCGGGAAAGACCTCGCGCTCGCGGCGGTCAACGAGGTCGGTATCGACGGCCGGGAACTGGCAATCACCGTCGAGGACTCCGAGAGTCAACCACAGGGTGGCGTCTCTGCCGCCCAGAAGCTGGTCAACCAGGACGAGGTGCCGTTCCTCATCGGTGCGGTGGGTTCCGGTGTCTCGCTCGCCATCTACGAGTCCGTCATCCAGGGGACCGACGTGGTCCAACTGAGTCAGAACTCCACGGGACTGAGCCTCACCGACTTCCCCGGCCTCCTGCGGATGTCGCCGACCGGCCGCACGCAGTCTACCGCCCTGTCGAACATCATCTCCGACGACGGCTACGACTCGGTCGCACTCACCTACGTCAACAACGACTACGGACAGAGTCTGGCCGACGCCTTCGTCGAGGCGTTCGAGGGCGAAATCGCCTACAACAACCCACACGACCAGGAACAGCAGTCGTACTCCAGTGTGGTCTCCGAGATGAACAGCGCCGGCGCCGACGCGTGGCTGTTCATCACCTATCAGGCGGAGTTCGCGACGATGGTCAACGAGGCATTCTCCTCGGGCTACGAGGCCCAGTTCTACGGTGCCGACTCGGTCTCCGGGGACAACGTCCTCGAGAACACCCCGGAGGGCAGCACCGACGGCATGAAGATCGTCGTGCCGTCGGCACCCGTCGAGGAGGAGAACTACCAGCAGTTCGCCGCGGAGTTCGAGGAGGCCTACGGCGAGCAGCCGACCTCGTGGTCGGCCTACGCGTACGACTGTGTCATCAACGCCGCGCTGGCCATCCAGGCCGCCGACGAGTTCACCGGTGCGGCCCTGCAGGAGACGGTCCGTGAGGTGTCGCGTCCGGAGGGTGAGCAGGTCACGTCCTTCGAAGCCGCGAGCCAGATTCTCGCAGACGGCGGCGGCCCGAGCGACGTCGACTACCAGGGCGTCAGCGGCCCCATCGACTTCAACGAGGACGGTGACCCCGTGGGCTTCCTGCAGATTCAGACGGTCCAAGACCACGAGTACGTCGGCACCGGCTTCATCGAGTCCTGA
- a CDS encoding branched-chain amino acid ABC transporter permease: MVLDYLASGLVFSSIIVLGSIGLSLIYSIANFANFAHGDTMTVGAYAALVTFGATGGLGAGLLGLPLGFFVALVVGIVAAAVVAVLTEKVVYDGMDAGSIELLITSIGIAFVYRAIIQMGFGADFTRYDVQTLRPIEALLPYGIRVTQHDVAIVVTAFVLVGGLHTLLQYSDLGRKMRAMADNPDLARVSGIRTDRVKLWTWIIGAGLAGSGGVFLGLYNQLSPRMGFNLLLLIFAAVILGGIGSVYGAMLGGFLIGMINQLTPVLGQLGELLPLVPDTFAIPIGIEYANAIAFVIMVAVLLIRPRGIAGEGA; encoded by the coding sequence ATGGTACTCGACTACCTCGCAAGCGGTCTCGTGTTCAGTAGCATCATCGTCCTGGGGAGCATCGGGCTCTCGCTAATCTACAGCATCGCGAACTTCGCGAACTTCGCTCACGGCGACACGATGACCGTCGGCGCCTACGCCGCGCTCGTGACGTTCGGGGCGACCGGCGGACTCGGAGCCGGCCTCCTGGGCCTGCCGCTCGGGTTCTTCGTCGCGCTGGTGGTCGGTATCGTCGCGGCGGCCGTCGTCGCCGTCCTCACGGAGAAGGTAGTCTACGACGGCATGGACGCCGGCTCCATCGAACTGCTCATCACGTCTATCGGTATCGCCTTCGTCTACCGGGCCATCATCCAGATGGGCTTCGGCGCGGACTTCACGCGCTACGACGTCCAGACGCTGCGCCCCATCGAGGCGCTGTTGCCCTACGGTATCCGCGTCACGCAACACGACGTGGCCATCGTCGTCACGGCGTTCGTCCTCGTCGGGGGGCTGCACACGCTGTTGCAGTACAGCGACCTCGGGCGCAAGATGCGGGCGATGGCGGACAACCCCGACCTCGCGCGCGTCAGCGGCATCCGGACCGACCGCGTGAAACTCTGGACGTGGATTATCGGTGCCGGCCTCGCCGGCTCCGGTGGTGTGTTCCTCGGACTGTACAACCAGCTCTCGCCGCGCATGGGGTTCAACCTCCTGCTTCTCATCTTCGCCGCGGTCATCCTCGGCGGCATCGGCTCCGTCTACGGGGCGATGCTCGGCGGCTTCCTCATCGGGATGATAAACCAGTTGACGCCCGTGCTGGGACAGCTGGGCGAACTCCTGCCGCTCGTGCCGGACACGTTCGCCATCCCCATCGGCATCGAGTACGCCAACGCCATCGCGTTCGTCATCATGGTCGCGGTCCTGCTCATCAGGCCGCGCGGCATCGCCGGGGAGGGCGCCTGA
- a CDS encoding branched-chain amino acid ABC transporter permease, with amino-acid sequence MSALSDPRGYWADLTTPERGVVAAITAFAVLLVLGLLTGALAPAYFLYLVGLAGMYALLSFGLNSQWGFTGLINFSVAAFFGLGAYGTALMSASSSPIAGQFLPIFGLVAALVLAAILAVAIGIPTLRLRADYLAIASLGLAEVVRLIVLNEREVTNGSAGVRGIPTFFEGWPVLETLPQQLPGIFLQPLPGTRLVFEEPFWSALLNVVVVVTFVAGSYAILRRAHRSPWGRVLRTIRGDEDLARALGKHTYRYKMQSFVLGSLIMALAGVFYAHLNLYVSPSDLDPVTTFYVWVAVILGGSGSNRGALFGGIVIVTIREGTRFLNSFEWIPVDVAPLRILLIGVLIVVLMRYRPQGILPPQRELIWPSVVDEAPDQPTSGVREARMGGKDD; translated from the coding sequence ATGAGCGCTCTCAGCGACCCACGGGGGTACTGGGCGGACCTCACGACCCCCGAACGAGGCGTCGTCGCCGCCATCACTGCCTTCGCCGTGTTGCTCGTCCTCGGCCTGCTCACCGGGGCGCTCGCGCCCGCGTACTTCCTGTACCTGGTCGGTCTCGCCGGTATGTACGCGCTGCTCTCGTTCGGCCTGAACTCCCAGTGGGGGTTCACCGGGCTCATCAACTTCAGCGTGGCCGCCTTCTTCGGCCTCGGCGCCTACGGGACCGCGCTGATGAGCGCCAGTTCGTCGCCGATTGCCGGGCAGTTCCTGCCCATCTTCGGGTTGGTCGCTGCGCTGGTGCTGGCTGCGATACTGGCCGTCGCCATCGGCATCCCGACCCTGCGCCTGCGGGCGGACTACCTCGCGATCGCCTCGCTCGGCCTCGCCGAAGTGGTCCGACTCATCGTCCTCAACGAACGCGAGGTGACGAACGGGAGCGCCGGCGTCCGTGGCATCCCGACGTTCTTCGAGGGGTGGCCGGTGCTCGAAACCCTGCCACAGCAACTGCCAGGCATCTTCCTCCAGCCGCTCCCCGGGACGCGACTCGTCTTCGAGGAGCCGTTCTGGAGCGCGCTGTTGAACGTGGTCGTCGTCGTCACGTTCGTCGCGGGGAGTTACGCCATCCTCCGGCGGGCACATCGCTCGCCGTGGGGGCGCGTCCTCCGGACCATCCGGGGCGACGAGGACCTGGCGCGCGCGCTCGGCAAGCACACCTACCGGTACAAGATGCAGTCGTTCGTGCTCGGGAGTCTCATCATGGCGCTGGCCGGCGTGTTCTACGCGCATCTGAACCTCTACGTCAGCCCGAGTGACCTCGACCCGGTGACGACCTTCTACGTCTGGGTCGCCGTCATCCTCGGCGGCAGCGGGTCGAACCGCGGCGCGCTGTTCGGGGGCATCGTCATCGTCACCATCCGCGAGGGGACCCGCTTCCTCAACAGCTTCGAGTGGATTCCCGTCGACGTGGCACCGCTGCGCATCCTGCTCATCGGCGTCCTCATCGTCGTACTGATGCGCTACCGGCCGCAGGGCATCCTGCCGCCACAGCGAGAACTCATCTGGCCGAGCGTCGTCGACGAGGCACCCGACCAGCCGACTTCCGGCGTCCGCGAAGCCAGGATGGGAGGGAAGGATGACTGA
- a CDS encoding ABC transporter ATP-binding protein, translated as MTDADTTAVGDRETTETSAVRPTADGGRDLVLEVDGLRKSFGALTATDDATFSVERGTITGLIGPNGAGKSTLFNLVSGFYMPDAGSVRVNGVDVTGMEPYEVSDYGLIRTFQTPRKLEGMTVREAMLVGPRNQPGESFRNLFLNPSAVEERERANLEQAERILEEFEIDHLATQPATKISGGQMKLVELARAMLAEPELLLLDEPAAGVNPTLRNKLAEQIRRLNEQGTTFLLIEHDMDFVMKLADPVIVLDQGSVLMEGTPKQVQTDDRVIDAYLGGSP; from the coding sequence ATGACTGACGCCGACACGACGGCTGTCGGCGACCGTGAGACGACGGAGACGAGCGCCGTCCGGCCGACTGCAGACGGCGGCAGAGACCTCGTCCTCGAGGTCGACGGCCTCCGGAAGTCCTTCGGGGCGCTGACCGCGACCGACGACGCGACGTTCTCCGTCGAGCGTGGCACCATCACGGGCCTCATCGGGCCGAACGGCGCCGGGAAGTCGACCCTGTTCAACCTCGTCTCGGGCTTCTACATGCCCGACGCCGGGTCGGTCAGGGTCAACGGCGTCGACGTGACCGGCATGGAGCCCTACGAGGTGTCCGACTACGGCCTCATCCGGACGTTCCAGACCCCCCGAAAACTGGAAGGAATGACGGTTCGAGAAGCGATGCTCGTCGGGCCGCGAAACCAGCCCGGCGAGTCGTTCCGGAACCTGTTTCTCAACCCGAGCGCGGTCGAGGAACGTGAGCGGGCGAACCTCGAGCAGGCCGAGCGCATCCTCGAAGAGTTCGAGATCGACCACCTCGCCACCCAGCCGGCGACCAAGATTTCGGGGGGTCAGATGAAGCTGGTCGAACTGGCTCGCGCGATGCTGGCCGAACCGGAACTCCTGCTGCTCGACGAACCCGCCGCCGGGGTGAACCCGACGCTGCGGAACAAGCTCGCCGAGCAGATCCGTCGACTCAACGAGCAGGGCACCACCTTCCTGCTCATCGAACACGACATGGACTTCGTGATGAAGCTCGCCGACCCGGTCATCGTCCTCGACCAGGGGAGTGTCCTGATGGAGGGCACCCCCAAACAGGTCCAGACGGACGACCGTGTCATCGACGCCTACCTCGGAGGGAGCCCATGA
- a CDS encoding ABC transporter ATP-binding protein gives MSEHVLELTNVDSGYGEVQVLDDLTLHLDAGEIVCLIGPNGAGKSTVLKTAFGMLTPWKGSVSYHGDDIGGMAPEDIVREGIGFVPQTDNVFGSLTIDENLRMGGVARSSGLDDVIGRLYERFPLLDEKRAANARTLSGGQRQVLAFARALVMEPDVLLIDEPSAGLAPNTADEVFGHVTAVNELDTAILMVEQNAKKGLGISDRGYVLDQGTVAYEDEAGELLDNPEVSKLYLGG, from the coding sequence ATGAGCGAACACGTGCTCGAACTGACGAACGTCGACAGCGGCTACGGCGAGGTGCAGGTCCTCGACGACCTCACGCTCCACCTCGATGCCGGCGAAATCGTCTGTCTCATCGGTCCCAACGGGGCCGGGAAGTCGACCGTGCTGAAGACGGCCTTCGGGATGTTGACGCCGTGGAAGGGGTCGGTCAGCTACCACGGCGACGACATCGGAGGGATGGCTCCCGAGGACATCGTCCGCGAGGGAATCGGCTTCGTCCCCCAGACGGACAACGTGTTCGGATCGCTGACCATCGACGAGAACCTTCGGATGGGTGGCGTCGCCCGGTCGTCGGGACTCGACGACGTCATCGGCCGCCTCTACGAGCGCTTCCCGCTCCTCGACGAGAAGCGGGCGGCGAACGCACGGACACTCTCGGGGGGACAGCGGCAGGTGCTCGCCTTCGCCCGTGCCCTGGTGATGGAACCCGACGTGTTGCTCATCGACGAGCCCTCGGCCGGGCTGGCACCCAACACGGCCGACGAGGTGTTCGGCCACGTGACGGCCGTCAACGAACTGGACACGGCGATCCTCATGGTGGAACAGAACGCCAAGAAGGGGCTCGGTATCTCCGACCGCGGATACGTCCTCGACCAGGGCACGGTCGCCTACGAGGACGAGGCGGGCGAACTGCTCGACAACCCCGAGGTCTCCAAACTCTACCTCGGGGGGTGA
- a CDS encoding DMT family transporter, whose protein sequence is MSSRARRNAYALFPLAAAALWGGMYVVSAWGFSRIPPVTLGFLRVAIGAATLLAVVRLRGHDPLTRTDWRAVTVLGGWVALTIVSQFLGTAWTSASQGSLLTVLTPVFTVLLGWSVLDEPVGRVKAVGLALAVVGTVVVLGGRYDVGAAFTDLGLGVGALLVASAAWAAYTVFGAPVVRRHSALVAATYSTLCSVPLLAVAAGVELVVTGRPLSTLPTTLDVVGAVGYLGVAATAAAWYLWYKGLESVDAGTVAVFFFAQPVVGAVLGVLFLGESVDLAFVGGGVVMAVGITLVSRTRA, encoded by the coding sequence GTGAGCAGTCGAGCGCGACGAAACGCGTACGCCCTCTTTCCCCTCGCGGCGGCCGCTCTCTGGGGCGGCATGTACGTCGTCTCCGCGTGGGGCTTCTCACGGATTCCCCCGGTAACCCTCGGGTTTCTCCGGGTCGCGATCGGAGCCGCGACGCTCCTCGCGGTCGTCCGTCTCCGTGGACATGACCCACTCACCCGAACCGACTGGCGCGCCGTCACTGTGCTCGGTGGGTGGGTCGCACTCACCATCGTCTCGCAGTTCCTCGGCACCGCGTGGACCAGCGCCAGCCAGGGGTCGCTCCTGACCGTGTTGACGCCCGTGTTTACGGTCCTGCTCGGCTGGTCGGTCCTCGACGAACCGGTCGGGCGAGTCAAGGCCGTCGGACTGGCCCTCGCTGTTGTCGGCACCGTGGTCGTCCTCGGTGGTCGATACGACGTCGGCGCGGCGTTCACCGACCTGGGGCTCGGTGTGGGTGCGCTCCTCGTCGCCTCCGCGGCGTGGGCGGCGTACACGGTGTTCGGCGCGCCGGTCGTCCGCCGGCACTCGGCGCTGGTCGCCGCGACCTACTCGACCCTCTGTTCCGTCCCGCTGCTCGCCGTCGCCGCGGGCGTCGAACTCGTCGTGACGGGTCGGCCGCTCTCCACTCTCCCCACGACCCTCGACGTGGTCGGTGCGGTCGGCTATCTCGGTGTCGCCGCGACGGCCGCCGCGTGGTACCTCTGGTACAAGGGGTTAGAGTCGGTCGACGCCGGTACGGTCGCCGTGTTCTTCTTCGCCCAGCCGGTCGTCGGGGCGGTCCTCGGTGTCCTCTTCTTGGGCGAATCTGTCGACCTCGCGTTCGTCGGCGGCGGCGTCGTCATGGCCGTGGGGATAACGCTCGTGAGTCGGACGCGTGCGTAG
- a CDS encoding DUF4112 domain-containing protein translates to MTETVPPGLRRARRVATLLDDAVTIPVVNVKVGLDSLIGLLPLSGDLAAGLLSLYIVFEAARSGVPRPVLARMLFNVAVDTVVGSVPVVGDLFDVVWKANRRNVTLFERVVDADG, encoded by the coding sequence ATGACTGAGACAGTCCCCCCGGGACTCCGTCGGGCACGACGCGTCGCGACGCTCCTCGACGACGCGGTCACGATACCCGTCGTGAACGTGAAGGTCGGCCTCGACTCGCTCATCGGCCTGCTCCCGCTCTCTGGGGACCTCGCCGCCGGCCTCCTCTCGCTGTACATCGTCTTCGAGGCGGCCCGCAGCGGCGTTCCACGGCCGGTCCTCGCCCGGATGCTGTTCAACGTCGCCGTCGACACCGTGGTCGGCTCCGTCCCCGTGGTCGGCGACCTCTTCGACGTCGTCTGGAAGGCCAACCGGCGGAACGTGACGCTGTTCGAGCGGGTCGTCGACGCGGACGGCTGA
- a CDS encoding beta-ketoacyl-ACP reductase — MSETTQRLEPLDPRPLAGRTCLVTGSSRGIGREIAFEFARCGADVVVNYRRSDAAAEAVKEVIEEDGETAITVGADVSDPAAVERMAREIHDELGSIDVLVNNAGITVDRKFEEMSYDDWNRVIDTNLGGTFNCTKAFFDDIKRADAGRLINISSVVGQQGNYGQANYATSKGGLFAFTRTLALELARYDSTANCVAPGFTETDMLEKVPDRVREKIQARIPLDRFADPKDVVGMVRYLASDESSYMTGQVLGINGGLEW, encoded by the coding sequence ATGTCTGAGACGACACAGCGTCTAGAGCCACTGGACCCCCGACCACTCGCCGGACGTACCTGTCTCGTCACGGGCTCTTCCCGCGGAATCGGGCGGGAAATCGCCTTCGAGTTCGCGCGGTGTGGCGCGGACGTCGTCGTGAACTACCGCCGCTCGGACGCCGCCGCCGAGGCGGTCAAGGAGGTCATCGAGGAGGACGGCGAGACGGCCATCACCGTCGGTGCGGACGTCTCCGACCCCGCCGCTGTCGAGCGGATGGCACGCGAGATTCACGACGAACTCGGCTCCATCGACGTCCTCGTCAACAACGCGGGGATCACCGTCGACAGGAAGTTCGAGGAGATGAGTTACGACGACTGGAACCGGGTCATCGACACGAACCTGGGTGGGACGTTCAACTGCACGAAGGCCTTCTTCGACGACATCAAGCGCGCCGACGCGGGGCGACTCATCAACATCTCGAGCGTCGTCGGCCAGCAGGGCAACTACGGGCAGGCGAACTACGCGACGTCGAAGGGTGGGCTCTTCGCGTTCACCCGGACGCTCGCGCTCGAACTCGCCCGGTACGACTCGACGGCCAACTGCGTCGCGCCGGGGTTCACCGAGACGGACATGCTGGAGAAGGTCCCCGACCGAGTGCGCGAGAAGATTCAAGCGCGCATCCCGCTCGACAGGTTCGCCGACCCGAAGGACGTCGTCGGGATGGTCCGGTATCTCGCGAGCGACGAGTCGAGCTACATGACCGGGCAGGTGCTCGGTATCAACGGCGGGCTGGAGTGGTAA